Proteins encoded in a region of the Thunnus maccoyii chromosome 4, fThuMac1.1, whole genome shotgun sequence genome:
- the bgnb gene encoding biglycan b, whose translation MLPHGSLLLLLCVLQLLSPSSALPFEQKGFWDFALDSMDTGGIMTMMRDEEEGSAIDELPPTHMPMCPFGCQCHLRVVQCSDLGLTEVPKNIPPDTKFLDLQNNRITELKENDFKGLTNLYGLSLRNNRISKVHPRTFIPLKNMQKLYFSKNLLTTIPKNLPASLVEMRIHENRIQQVPAGAFSGLGSMNCIEMGANPIQNSGFEPGAFKGLKLNYLRISEAKLTGVPKDLPDSLNELHLDHNQIQAVELEDLSRYKNLIRLGLGFNHIRNIENGSLSYLPRLRELHLDNNRLNSVPKGLPDMKYLQVVYLHSNNISQVSVDDFCPRGFGMKRTFYNGISLFANPVNYWEVQPATFRCVSDRLAIQFGNYKK comes from the exons ATGTTGCCACATGGGTCCCTCCTGCTGTTGCTATGCGTGCTCCAGCTACTCTCACCCTCCTCGGCCCTGCCCTTCGAGCAGAAAGGCTTCTGGGACTTTGCCTTGGACAGTATGGACACTGGCGGGATAATGACGATGATGAGGGACGAAGAAGAAGGCTCAGCCATAGACGAGCTCCCCCCGACGCACATGCCCATGTGCCCCTTCGGCTGCCAGTGTCACCTCAGAGTTGTCCAATGTTCTGACCTCG GTCTGACTGAGGTGCCAAAGAATATTCCTCCGGACACCAAGTTCCTGGACCTGCAGAACAACCGTATCACTGAGCTTAAAGAGAATGACTTCAAAGGCCTCACTAACCTATAT GGTCTGTCTCTGAGGAATAACCGTATTTCCAAAGTCCACCCCAGAACGTTCATCCCTCTGAAGAACATGCAGAAGCTCTACTTCTCCAAGAATCTGCTGACAACCATCCCCAAGAACTTGCCGGCCTCTCTGGTTGAGATGAGGATCCACGAGAACCGCATCCAGCAGGTGCCAGCTGGTGCCTTCTCAGGACTGGGCAGCATGAACTGCATAG AGATGGGAGCAAACCCCATCCAGAACAGCGGTTTTGAGCCTGGAGCCTTCAAGGGACTGAAACTGAATTATTTGCGTATATCAGAGGCCAAACTGACTGGGGTGCCCAAAG ATCTCCCAGACAGTCTCAATGAGCTTCATCTGGACCACAACCAGATTCAGGCTGTAGAACTGGAGGACTTGAGCCGCTACAAAAACCTGATCAG GTTGGGCCTTGGCTTTAACCACATTCGCAACATAGAGAACGGCAGTTTGTCCTACCTCCCCAGGCTGAGAGAGCTGCATCTGGACAACAACCGCCTCAATAGTGTTCCTAAAGGGCTCCCAGATATGAAATACCTACAG GTGGTGTACCTCCATTCCAACAACATCAGCCAGGTGAGTGTGGATGACTTCTGCCCTCGAGGATTTGGGATGAAGAGGACATTCTATAATGGCATCAGCCTGTTTGCTAACCCTGTCAACTACTGGGAGGTGCAGCCTGCAACGTTCCGCTGTGTCAGCGACCGGCTGGCCATTCAGTTTGGCAACTACAAAAAGTAG